GGTGCGCAGCCAGACTTCATCGACCTGCGCATCCAACTCCAGCACCGAGCCATCGGGCATCGGCACGCGCAGGTGCGCCGAATGCAGGAACAGGCGCTTGCCGCCCAGCTCGCGAATCTCGCGAGAGAACTCCTCGTCGCCGTACTTCGGATCACCGGCAATGGAGTGACCGGCATGCTTGGCATGCACTCGAATCTGATGGGTGCGACCAGTAATCGGCCGAGCCTCTACCAGCGTGGCGAAATCACCGAAACGGCGCAGCACCTTGAACTCGGTCAGCGCCTCCTTGCCTTCGGGATTTACTTCCACCATACGCTCGCCAGAGCGCAGGTTGTTCTTCAGCAACGGAACGGCAACCTGCTTCTTCGCCGCAGGCCAATTGCCGCGCACCAACGCATGGTAGCGCTTGTCCACCACCCGCTCACTACGCAGGGCATCGTGCAGGTGTCGCAGCATGCTGCGCTTCTTGGCGATCATCAGCAGACCAGAAGTGTCGCGATCCAGACGATGCACCAGCTCCAGATCCTTGCATTCCGGGCGCAGCTGCCGGAATGCCTCGATGACACCGTAGTTCAGACCACTTCCACCATGCACGGCAATACCGGCGGGCTTGTTCACCACGATCAGCGCCTTGTCCTCGAAGACAATCGCCGCCTCAAGGCGCTCCAGCAACCCCTGAGCCAGCGGCACCGGCTCGTCGCGCTCAGCCAGGCGCAGCGGCGGCACACGCACCACGTCACCGGCCTGCAGCTTGTAC
The Pseudomonas triclosanedens DNA segment above includes these coding regions:
- the rluC gene encoding 23S rRNA pseudouridine(955/2504/2580) synthase RluC, with translation MTNPTPPTSGVQLLEVAPEYAGQRIDNFLRTQLKGAPKTLIYRILRKGEVRVNKGRIKPEYKLQAGDVVRVPPLRLAERDEPVPLAQGLLERLEAAIVFEDKALIVVNKPAGIAVHGGSGLNYGVIEAFRQLRPECKDLELVHRLDRDTSGLLMIAKKRSMLRHLHDALRSERVVDKRYHALVRGNWPAAKKQVAVPLLKNNLRSGERMVEVNPEGKEALTEFKVLRRFGDFATLVEARPITGRTHQIRVHAKHAGHSIAGDPKYGDEEFSREIRELGGKRLFLHSAHLRVPMPDGSVLELDAQVDEVWLRTLERLDA